The proteins below are encoded in one region of Megalops cyprinoides isolate fMegCyp1 chromosome 14, fMegCyp1.pri, whole genome shotgun sequence:
- the gpa33a gene encoding glycoprotein A33 (transmembrane), paralog a codes for MKFECDVKIPGDDEGKTLATTRLVVLVAPSKPMCKIQGTAEYGQNINLTCVSAEGSPQPTYSWQRHNVQNIPQPLPAKATDKNGLLSLYNVSMETSGYYICTSRNKIRSEICNLTLTVMPPSMNIGSTAGIIGGSVAALLVLLIVIYCCCCRKKEQPEEYGVPEEVAFTDKEPIQKQGDPRDDRSERSYDRRDRREEGSEVNGSTIDRRERYDDRGSDYSDRRDRYDDRRDRYDDRRDRYDDRRDDYDDHRERYDDRRDRYDDRRDDYDDRSERYDDRDRPPSVPPNKPKRTDYD; via the exons ATGAAGTTCGAGTGCGACGTGAAGATCCCAGGCGACGACGAGGGAAAAACACTAGCTACGACCAGGCTGGTGGTCcttg TGGCCCCCTCCAAGCCTATGTGTAAGATCCAGGGGACCGCAGAGTATGGCCAAAACATCAACTTGACCTGCGTCTCTGCGGAGGGGTCCCCCCAGCCCACTTACAGCTGGCAGAGACACAACGTGCAGAACATCCCACAGCCCCTCCCTGCCAAAGCCACCGACA AAAATGGGTTGTTGTCACTGTACAATGTGTCGATGGAGACTTCTGGATATTACATCTGCACGTCGCGTAACAAGATACGCAGCGAGATCTGCAACTTGACTTTGACTGTCATGCCAC catCCATGAACATCGGCTCGACGGCAGGCATCATCGGGGGCAGTGTGGCTGCACTCTTGGTCCTCTTGATTGTCatctactgctgctgctgcaggaagaAGGAGCAGCCCGAGGAATATGG GGTTCCAGAGGAAGTTGCCTTCACTGACAAAGAACCAATTCAGAAACAAGGTGACCCCCGCGATGACCGCAGCGAGAGAAGCTACGACCGCCGGGATCGCCGTGAAGAGGGCAGTGAGGTAAACGGCAGCACCATCGACCGGCGCGAGAGATACGACGACCGCGGGAGTGACTACAGTGACCGTCGTGACAGATACGACGACCGCCGCGACAGA TACGATGACCGTCGAGACAGATATGACGACCGCAGGGATGATTACGATGACCATCGTGAGCGATATGACGACCGCCGCGACAGATATGACGACCGCAGGGATGATTATGATGACCGTAGCGAGCGCTACGATGATCGTGACAGACCACCCAGTGTCCCCCCGAACAAACCTAAGAGGACTGATTACGACTAA